GTCCCTCTTGGCCAGCGTCACCTTGAGGCCATGCTTCATGAAGAGCGTGAGCGCCAGCTTGGGCGCCACCGGGTGTCCCTGGACGACGTCGACGCGGTAGCGGCGgaggatggaggcggcggcgaaCTTCATCTGGTAGTAGGCGAAGTCCTTGCCGAGGCAGAGGCGCGGGCCGCCGTTGAAGGCGGTGAACTTGTAGGCGGACTCGCCCATGAAGCGGCCGTCCTTGAGCCACCGCTCTGGCCTGTACTCCCTGCAGTCCTCCCCCCAGATGCTCTCCATCCTCCCCATGGAGTACATGGCGTAGATCACCTTGGTGCCCTTCTTCAGCACCGTGCCGTCGGGGAACACCTCGTCCTCCACAACCTGATCATGGATGGACGGATCATGAGAAAATTATGCACAGTACAGTTATCATGGTGACATGCTAACTTGTTGACTGTCACTGCTTCAGTTTTGTTATGATGTGCTTTCACCTACTCCAGTCCAGGTAGATGAGGTTAGGTGGTCTGACTAAAGATGCTGTGGTCTGCTTTTGGGTTTTCTACGAGCAAGGTAAAGAGTACCCTTGTTGGCAATCAACTTAATTTGCAGACCTATCATTAAGTATAGTAAACCTGAGCACAGGTGCAACTGCAACTGAATCTATGAGACACGTGTCTCTGTCAACCTTTTGAAGCCTTACAACTAAAGTACCCAGAAACATCAGTAGACGACCAACTGACAACCTACTACTCTACTACCTAGTAGTATAAATCTTGCGTAAGTTCTTTTTACACGTTAGCTTCACGATGATGCAAGCTCAAAACTCCAGTTAGTGAGGTGCAACGAATTAATTGGAATTCGCATGCGTCCATCGACTTGGGTAAGAGTCGACCTCAGTAGCAGACTAGCAGTATCCACAATAACCCAGTTACTTGTCATCGTTCCTATTTGACTCGAGGTACAAAATTGTACACATCGTACACCATCTAGCTAGTAAAAAATTCTACACATCGTTCCTATTTGTTGTAGGAGAAGCTACCTTTGGCTTGCTTTAATTTCCTCATGCAGATGATGGGGAAGGGCTCACACACTTGGGAACTTGGTGTCATGAGGTCAAGTTAGTTCCACCAAACACCAACGCCGAATGCAAGGTCGCAACATGAGACAGTCGTGCCATGTATAGCATCGTGTGTGTATTGTGCATGCATGTACGTATTATACGAGCAAGATACGAAGTACGTAGCACGTACCTCCTTGTGGTCGACGGGGACGGACGGGTAGAGCCGGAGCGCCTCGGAGAGCGCGGCGTGGAGGTACTCCATCCGCTTCACCTCCTCCGGCTGGAAcaccagctcctcctccacctccccgcTGCGGGCCCGCGCCGCTACGATGCCCTCGACCTCCTCCAGGATCTTGGCCTCCACGCCGCGGTTCTTGCTGAGCAGCCAGAAGAACCATGCCAGCGCCACGGACGACGTGTCGCGCCCGGCCAGGATGAAGTTGACGCAGATGTCGCGGAGGAACTTGTCCGAGTAGGCCGGGGCGCCGTCGGCGCCGCGCATCTTGGTGAAGATGGTCAGCAGGTCGGCCCGACGGAGCCCGCCGGCGGCGTCCTCTTCGCGGCcggccgcggtggcggcggcgagctcctcccTGCGCTTCCTGATCACGTCGTACGCGAACTCGTCGACGCCGGCCAGCGAGCGCCGGAGCACCCGCTCGTGGCCCACGCCCAGGGCGCGCATCCCGCGCCACACCGCGGTGGGCGTGACGAAGCGCACGATGGTGGCCTCGGTGGCGTCCTCGAACGCGCGGGCGAACGGGATCTCCGGGAGGCCCTTCTGGAGGCACCCGGGGTCGGCGCCGAAGGCGATCATGCACACGTTGTCGAAGGTGAGGCGGAGGAGCACGTCCTGCAGGTCCACGGCCGCGCCGGCCGCCTCGGTCTCGGCCAGCACGGGCAGCAGCCGCCGGTGCACGAGCTCCACCAGCGAGCTGGCCGTGAGCGCGCGGAACTCGGCGGAGTGGAACTCGAGGCTGGCCGCCTTGCGCTGCTGCCGCCACACCTCGTCGTCGGCCCCGAAGATGCCGTCGCCGAGGAGGTCGCGCACGGTGTCGCGGAAGTAGGGGCCCTTGGGGAAGTTGCCGAACTTGGTCTTGAGCAGGTGCTCCAGGTTCCGCGGGTCGGCGGTGACGACGCAGTGCAGGTTGGTGAACCACGGCCCGCGGAACGTGAACGTGCCGCCGCGCGCCTTGAGGACGCCCGTGATCCACTCGTACATGTCGCCCCGGACGCCGAGGAGGAGGGACGGGAGCATGCCGACCACCGGCCACGACGGGAGGCCCAGCGAGCGCCGCTGCCGGAGCGAGTGGATGGCCACGAAGATGAATACTGCCACGAGCACCTCCACCGTCTGCACCTGCGGGAGCAGGCTGGCGAGGCCGCCGGCGTCGAGGAACGGGGCCGTAGTGGCGTTGTGCGCGCCGCTCGAAATGAGCTCGTCCATGGCGCCCATGGCGTGCGTACGTACGATTTGGATATGCAGACAAAGGTGGTGGTGTCctggcgtgcgtgcgtgtgtgtgtgcgcgccttGAGGAACGAGGAATGTGTGATTTTGGAGGGGTTCTTGAGGCGTTGATATAGGTGGCCTCGTggtgtggtgtggttgcttgatgGCAACGTATGGCCGTTTGATTTGGTGAGCTAAAAGACCTGCGACAACGAACTAATCAACACCTTTGTGGCCTTCCTCGAGCGACTCTTTTGACCCGAACCTTGAGCAACTCTCAACGGTTTAATCCCGAGGTGGCTTCATGGACACTGATCTGCTTCTTGCGCTCCAAATTGCATTGGCATTTGGCGTTCATGTTTCGGCTCTTTATCTCTTGCAAGCACTTATCACAATCTTGTAGGAGAGTGGTTTTTCTACCATGCCCGTGATATATCGTACTACATGGATTCTCTCAGTTGCTTCGAGATTTGTGCCACGTTTTCTGGTTTTGGCAAAGTTTGCCTTCTATCACAGTATTGCATATTGCTTTGCCTTTTGTTTTCCTGTTCAAAGTGTATCACAATGCATCGTCACGTACCAGTAAATAAGGTGCACTCGTTTGCCACGGTACACAATGAGGCAAGAAAAACATCGAAACTTTATGCAATACTCTAGAACAAGGAAAACTATGTCAAAAACCAAAAAACATGGCATGAATCTCAAAGTAACTATGAAAGGTGGATACATGTGCAGTATGATGTGCATGGTAGAATGTCATTTCTAAGTCCGAGGAACAAATCCAGCTATGGACAACAAATAGATCTAAAACTCTAGATCACAACTTACTGCACTTTTGGATGTTtgagggtaggttggagttgaaaTTTGTGACTTAGCAATCTGAAAGTTGGGTGAAATCTGGATGAAAGGATCATCCCAAATTTGTGAAAGCTCATACCAAAATTTGGAGGCTCTCTTATTATAACTTTCTACAACTCTCATCTCTGTGGCACATGACCTCTCCTGCCAACAAAGTAGAGAACTCATGCCTACTTTTTGAAACGTGAACTTGGATGGAAGTACACACAGTTTTCTAAAGGTAGATGTTTTATTTTCCGCTCTTGCCGGGGTTCCTCTTGGGCACCTTGCCAAGGTAGCGGCTGATTCGGCTATTGTGTTCCGTGGCGAGAAGGGCCCGACCCTTGAGCAGCTTGCGTCCCTCCAGGCAAAAGAAATCCTAGAGGGCCACCTCGCAACCACTAGGGCCcgcgaggcggcagcagccgcggaggcccccacccctccacctcgccgcCCCCGTGGTCGTGCCCCCCCCCTGAGGCCGATCCTAGTGAGGTTCGTGGCCGTACTCGGTCTCGCACTGCTCAACTACGCCGGGCTCTTAGCGCTGCCTCCACTGTTGGGTCCAGGGAGGACCCGTTAGGCGAGTGATCATGCGCGCTCTTTTTTGGAACCTGCGGGGCTTTGGCCACGATGGCCGCCGCAGGCAGCTCATTGAGTACATGCGTGAGGAAGCCATTGATGTGGTGGCAATCCAAGAGACAATGCACACTGAGTTCTCTCTAGTGGAACTTGAGCGTCTTAGTAGACATCTTTTCGCCTGGCACTGGTTGCCGTCTAGTGGGGTGACCGGTCACTCCGGTGGCATCCTATTAGGTGTGAAGGATGCTACCTTTGAGGTGGGCTCCATGGACCGTGGAACCCACTTTGTTAGTATGGTAAGTCTGGGAACGTGACGTAAACTTCAAGTGGGAGATCATAGTGGTCTATGGTCCGGCCGATCACAGTCGATCCGCCGCCTTTTTGGCAGAGCTCCATGCCAAGATCTCCTCCGCGACCCTCCCGGTTGTGGTTGGAGGCGACTTCAACCTTCTTCGATCCGCTGAGGAGAAGAATAACTCTCGGGTGGATTTGGCCGAGATGCGTCGTTTCAATGACTGGGTCGCGTGGGTCAGGGCGCGTTTTACCTGGACTAATCCACAGGTCTCTCCGACCCTTAGCGTGCTTGATCGGGTGTTTGTTTCCCCGAACTGGGAACTTCGTTTCCCTTTGGCATCCCTTCAGGCCATTACCCGGATTGGCTCTGATCACGTCCCCCTCCTCCTAGCTTCTATGGATGAACGGCCGCGTCCTCCCCCGCAGTTCCGCTTCGAGAACTTCTGGCTTCGGCAACCTGGCTTTATGGAAGCGGTCCAGAATCACTGGGTCTCGGCTCGCGCCGAGCCCCATAGGCATATGTCTGTTCTCGATGAATGGCATCACTTGTCCAAACGATCCCGACAATTTATGAAGGGATGGGGGGCGAACATTGGGAGAGATCTTCGTATTCAGAAGGCTTCCCTCCTCGAGGAGATCCGGGACCTTGACCTCCGCGCAGATATCTCAGGGAtctccgcggaggaatggatgcatAGATATAACTTGGAGGACTCCCTTATGGAGATTTACTCCAAGGAGGAGGAGTTTTGGCGCCAATGCGGCTCCATTAACTGGGTGCTATTTGGGGATGCCAACACTGCTTACTTCCAGGCCATCGCTAATGGCCGTAGGCGACGTTGCTCCATCCCTCTTCTCTGGGAGGGTGGACAGTTGTTTCAAGACCCTCAGGCTATTCGCCTGCTAGTTGAAGACTTTTACAAGTCTCTATTTCAAGGTCGGCAGCGGAATGGTGTCGCCCTAGCTGACCATATCTGGTCACGCGACCAACAGATTCCCCTCCCCNNNNNNNNNNNNNNNNNNNNNNNNNNNNNNNNNNNNNNNNNNNNNNNNNNNNNNNNNNNNNNNNNNNNNNNNNNNNNNNNNNNNNNNNNNNNNNNNNNNNNNNNNNNNNNNNNNNNNNNNNNNNNNNNNNNNNNNNNNNNNNNNNNNNNNNNNNNNNNNNNNNNNNNNNNNNNNNNNNNNNNNNNNNNNNNAACCCTGCTAGCCCCCTTCGATGCTGCGGAAGTGGAGACCTTTGTTAAAGCTATGAACCCGATGTCGGCCCCAGGCCCCGATGGCTTGCCAGTTCGCTTTTTCCAGGCCTTCTGGCCGATGGTCAAGGATGTCAGCCTTGATCTATTTAGCGAGTTCTCTAGGGGTACCCTAGACATGTCCCGACTTAACTACGAGATTATCTCCTTGATTCCCAAGGTACCGGGAGCGGCGGACATTAGACAATTCCGTCCCATCACAGTCCTCAATGTGATCTTTCGGATCCTTGctaaagggtacgccactagggcggcCCTTATTGCCCCCTGGATTCATCATCCGAACCAGTCGGCCTTCACAAAAGGGAGATATATCTTAGATGGGGTTCTTGCCCTCCATGAGATTATCCATGAGGTTAAGAGCAAACACCTCCGTGCGGTCCTCTTCAAGATCGATTTCCATAAAGCCTATGATACTGTGCACTGGTCCTTCCTTCGGGAAGTGTTGCTGAAACGTGGCTTTGACCCCCACTGGGTAGCCCGGGTAATGCAATTAGTTACGAGTGGCCGGACGGCTGTTAACATCAATGGGGAGGTTGGCCCCTACTTCATGTCTGGCCAAGGGGTCCGGCAGGGAGACCCGATCTCCCCATTCTTATTCAACCTTGTGGTTGATGCGCTCGCCTCGATTTTGGACTTGGCCAAGCGTGCGGGTCACATTAAAGGGGTGTGTCCTCATTTGGTGACACCTGGGGGTTTAACCCATCTCCAATACGCGGATGACACCATTATGATGGTGGAGGGATCTGATGAGGATATTCAAACCTCAaattcctcctcctctgcttccaggAAATGTTGGGCCTCAAAATAAACTTTGCCAAGAGCGAGGTAATGGTCATGGGATATTCCCAAAGGGAGGCCCAGCGGATTGCCAATCGTCTGAATTGCCGCTTGGGTTCCTTCCCGATGACCTATCTTGGCGTGCCCCTTAGTGATGCACGACTCCTGGAAAAGGATTTCCGTCCAATAGTCGCCAAGCTCCAACCTAGAATGGAGCCTTGGCAAGGGAGATGGCTTTCTAAAGCCGCTCGAGTGATTCTAATGAACTCCTCCCTTATTAGCCTACTGATGTATATAATGGGATTCTATAGCCTACATGAATCCCTTCATCAGGAAATTACCAAACTACTCCCCCGCTTCTTTTGGGCAGGAGAGAACAATAAGCAGAAGTACCATATGGTCAAATTGTCTGAGATTTGCAAACCTAAGGACCAGGAAGGCTTGGGGGTCATCTCCTCCAAGcgcatgaacattgccctcctgTCCAAATGGCTTTGGCGGATCCAGACTGAGGAAGGCGGCATGTGGCTTCAGATTATTCGTAGGAAGTACCTTCACGGGAAACCATTAGCATTTGCCTCTAGGTCTGGAGGCTCCCAATTCTGGCTATCGGTGATATCTCTGTTGCCGGTCCTGCGCATTGGGACCTCCATCCAGATAGGCTCTGGGTCTGCCACCCTTTTTTGGCTGGATAGATGGGCGGGACCCCGCCCCTTTGCAGAGCGTTTTTACGCGCTATTCTCTATCTGTGTTCACCCATAGATCTCTGTGGCCGCGGCACTAGAGAACTTAGGCGTGATTGCCTTCCGTCGCACCTTCGGGGCGATCGAACTTTCGCAATGGGATGAATTACTTGAATGCATTGCCCTTCATCCTCCTTCTCTAGAACCGGATTCGCTTTCCTAGCACCTCGAGCCAAGCGGTAGATTTTCGACTTGATCCCTGTACCAGGCGATTATCCCTACTCCGGGTCCAGTGGAGCTCACGGTGCTCTGGGAGATCAAACTTCCCCTAAAGATCCGTATATTTTTATGGCAATGGGTTAGAGGACGCCTCCCCTCGGGCACTGAGGTCCGTAAGCGTAATGGACCTGGGGACGGTCTATGTCCCATTTGTCTGGTTCCGGAagattgcaaccacatctttttccGGTGCCCGGCGGCACAATTCTTATGGAGCTGCTTCCGGGAGGTAGTTGGGGGCACATGGTGCCATGACAACCTCCCGGATTTGTTCGGGGAGGTCCTCCGGCTCCCCGGGACTAGGCGTGCCCCTATTTGGGTCGCGCTTGGTACCCTTGCCTGGTCCCTTTGGTGTACCCGCAATAAATTAGTCGTCGAGCGAGTGATTCCGTC
The sequence above is a segment of the Triticum dicoccoides isolate Atlit2015 ecotype Zavitan chromosome 1A, WEW_v2.0, whole genome shotgun sequence genome. Coding sequences within it:
- the LOC119269719 gene encoding cytochrome P450 86B1-like encodes the protein MGAMDELISSGAHNATTAPFLDAGGLASLLPQVQTVEVLVAVFIFVAIHSLRQRRSLGLPSWPVVGMLPSLLLGVRGDMYEWITGVLKARGGTFTFRGPWFTNLHCVVTADPRNLEHLLKTKFGNFPKGPYFRDTVRDLLGDGIFGADDEVWRQQRKAASLEFHSAEFRALTASSLVELVHRRLLPVLAETEAAGAAVDLQDVLLRLTFDNVCMIAFGADPGCLQKGLPEIPFARAFEDATEATIVRFVTPTAVWRGMRALGVGHERVLRRSLAGVDEFAYDVIRKRREELAAATAAGREEDAAGGLRRADLLTIFTKMRGADGAPAYSDKFLRDICVNFILAGRDTSSVALAWFFWLLSKNRGVEAKILEEVEGIVAARARSGEVEEELVFQPEEVKRMEYLHAALSEALRLYPSVPVDHKEVVEDEVFPDGTVLKKGTKVIYAMYSMGRMESIWGEDCREYRPERWLKDGRFMGESAYKFTAFNGGPRLCLGKDFAYYQMKFAAASILRRYRVDVVQGHPVAPKLALTLFMKHGLKVTLAKRDDKAKL